In a genomic window of Salmo trutta chromosome 32, fSalTru1.1, whole genome shotgun sequence:
- the LOC115171351 gene encoding riboflavin-binding protein-like produces the protein MAITSNSLPLVCAYLAATLIGRILCLEGACLQDGRQKTTPSQEPHLKECTIYAENACCSEDDIQDLIPTTSEKNSPWDKCGKLSPKCEDFLKRVTCFYRCSPDAARWPHSHLQSSMQAVPLCHSFCRDWYEACRMDMTCARNWARDPRGQNCTGNCVPYQQMYQHGRDLCESLWGDAFMTVEDEEEEREGGEGISNGNGGRPCGCLTLSPSDREVIAALRALEEDPEELDTTKSGLPQYRAPCHTQPQTKPATLPLQARRSNGNIVMRKRSVVVDDVEGSGSGL, from the exons ATGGCTATCACGTCAAACTCCCTGCCATTGGTCTGTGCATATTTAGCGGCTACCTTGATTGGTCGCATTTTGTGTTTGGAGGGGGCGTGTCTACAGGACGGTAGACAGAAGACCACACCCAGCCAGGAACCTCACCTGAAAGAGTGCACAATCTAtgctgaga ATGCATGTTGTTCAGAAGATGACATCCAGGATCTTATTCCCACGACCAGTGAGAAGAACAGCCCCTGGGACAAGTGTGGGAAACTGAGCCCGAA GTGTGAGGACTTCCTGAAGCGTGTGACCTGTTTCTACCGTTGTTCCCCTGATGCAGCCCGCTGGCCACACTCTCACCTCCAGTCCTCCATGCAGGCCGTGCCACTGTGCCACAGCTTCTGCCGTGACTG GTATGAGGCCTGCAGGATGGACATGACATGTGCTCGTAACTGGGCCAGAGACCCCAGAGGACAGAACTGCACTGGGAACTGTGTGCCGTATCAGCAG ATGTACCAGCATGGCCGGGACCTGTGTGAGAGCCTGTGGGGGGACGCCTTCATGAcggtggaggatgaggaggaggaacgGGAGGGGGGTGAGGGTATTAGCAATGGTAATGGTGGACGTCCCTGTGGATGCCTGACCCTCAGCCCCTCGGACAGGGAGGTGATCGCTGCCCTCAGGGCCCTGGAGGAAGATCCAGAGGAGCTGGACACCACCAAGAGTGGCTTGCCTCAGTACCGTGCCCCCTGCCACACGCAGCCCCAGACCAAGCCTGCCACACTGCCCCTGCAGGCGCGGAGGAGCAACGGCAACATTGTGATGCGGAAACGCTCGGTTGTGGTGGATGATGTGGAGGGTAGTGGGAGTGGGCTGTAG